In Corallococcus soli, the sequence TTCGCGTACGGCGCGTGGTGCAGAAGGCGCAGCACGCCCCGGTGCTCCACGGCGACGCCCTTGGGACGGCCCGTGCTTCCGGACGTGAAGTCCACGTAGGCCAGGTGACGCGGATGCGTCCCAGCTTCCACGGGTGACGTGGGCTGGTCCTCCAGCCCCAGCTCCTCCACGAAGAGGCAGGGCAGGGCGTCGCCCACGGCCAGCTTCGCGCGCACCTCTCGCGTGGTGAGCAGCAGCTTCGGCGGTGCGTCCTCCAGCATCGCGGCCAACCGCTGCGCTGGGTACGCCGCGTCCAGTGGCAGGTACGCGCCGCCGGCCTTGAGGATGGCCAGCAGGGAGACGATCAGCTCCACCGAGCGCTCCAGGCACACGGCCACGAGGACGTCCGGTCCCACGCCGTGGCTTCGCAGCAGGTGCGCTCCCTGGTTCGTGCGCGCGTCCAGCTCCGCGTACGTCAGCCGCGTGTCCCCGAACTCCAGCGCCACCGCGTCCGGACGGAGCGCGGCCTGTGCCATGAAGAGGTCCTGGATGCTCGCGTCGCGCGGGTACTCGCCGCCCGTCGCGTTCCACTCCACCAACACCTGCCGCCGCTCCGTCTCCGTGAGCAGCGGGATCTGCTCCAGCGGCGCTCCGGGTTCGGAGGCCAGCGCTTCGACCAACCGCTCCAGGTGGCGGGCCATCCTCGCGGCGGTGGCAGGCTCGAAGAGGGCCGTGCGGTAGTACAGCGCGCCCTCGTAGCCCTCCGGGTTGCGGAGCAGCGACAGCTCCACGTCGAAGCGGCTGGTTCCCGAGGCCACCTCCAGCGGCCGTATCGCCACGCCGGGCAGTGCCAGCTCTGGGAGCGGCGCGTTCTGGAGCGCGAAGAGGGCCTGGAAGAACGGCGTGCGTCCCAGGTCCCGTTCGGGCTGCAACGCCTCCACCAGCTTCTCGAACGGGACGTCCTGGTGCTCCTGGGCGCCCAGCATCGTGGCGCGCACCTGGGCCAGCAGCTCCTGGAACGAGTGCGCCCTGTCGAAGCGCGCCCGCAGGACCAGCGTGTTGACGAAGAAGCCGATGAGGCCCTCCGTCTCCGCGTGACGCCGGTTCGCGATGGGCGAGCCCACCAGCACGTCATCCTGCCCCGAGTACTTGTGCAGCAACGTCTGGAAGGCCGCCAGCCACACCATGAACGGTGTGACGTTCTCCCGCTTCGCCAGGGCCTCCACCTGCTCGCTCAGGGCCCGTGGGATGCGCACCGCCACCGACGCGCCCTCGGGCGTGATGACCGGAGGACGGGGCTTGTCCGTGGGCAACTCCAGGACTCCAGAGGCTCCGGCCAACGAGTCCTTCCACCACTTGAGCTGCGCTTCCAGCGTCTCGCCCTGGAGCCAGTCGCGCTGCCACACCGCGTAGTCCGCGTACTGCATGGGCAGCGCTGGCAGGACGGGGGCCTGGCCCTGGAGCAACGCCACGTAGAGGGCGGTGACCTCACGGACCAGGACACCCAGGGACCAACCGTCGGACACGATGTGGTGCGTGTTCAGCACCAGCTGGTGCTCCTTCGCACCGAGCTTCAGCAGCAGGGCGCGCATCAGCGGCCCCTCACTCAAGCTGAACGGGCGGCGTGCCTCTTCCAGCCGCAGCCGCTGGGCCTCCGCTTCCGCGTCCTGCCTGCCCGTCAGGTCCACCATCTCGAACGCCACGCGGAGGTCCGCGTGGATGACCTGGACGGGCTGGCCCTCTTCCGAGTGGAAGGTGGTGCGCAGCGCTTCGTGCCGCGCCATCAGCGCATCGAGGCTTCCGCGCAGGGCTTCCACGTCCAGCGCGCCACTGAACGTCAGGCCGAGGGGGATGTTGTAGAGGCTGCTGCCCGGCTCCAACTGATCGATGAACCACAGCCGCTGCTGCGCGAACGACAGCGGCGAGGCGCTCGTGCGGTTCGCACGGATGAGGGGGGCG encodes:
- a CDS encoding condensation domain-containing protein, which codes for LAEVEAALLAHPGVREAVVMVREETPGDKRLTAWFVANPELEVSALRGFLAQRLPEYMLPSALVPSEALPLTPNGKVDRKALLAMEVAQQASSTYEAPVTPTEVMLAGIWAELLRVPQVGRHDNFFELGGHSLLATQVVARIRTTLGIELPLGDLFTAPTVAVLAARLGRIVPKASAAPLIRANRTSASPLSFAQQRLWFIDQLEPGSSLYNIPLGLTFSGALDVEALRGSLDALMARHEALRTTFHSEEGQPVQVIHADLRVAFEMVDLTGRQDAEAEAQRLRLEEARRPFSLSEGPLMRALLLKLGAKEHQLVLNTHHIVSDGWSLGVLVREVTALYVALLQGQAPVLPALPMQYADYAVWQRDWLQGETLEAQLKWWKDSLAGASGVLELPTDKPRPPVITPEGASVAVRIPRALSEQVEALAKRENVTPFMVWLAAFQTLLHKYSGQDDVLVGSPIANRRHAETEGLIGFFVNTLVLRARFDRAHSFQELLAQVRATMLGAQEHQDVPFEKLVEALQPERDLGRTPFFQALFALQNAPLPELALPGVAIRPLEVASGTSRFDVELSLLRNPEGYEGALYYRTALFEPATAARMARHLERLVEALASEPGAPLEQIPLLTETERRQVLVEWNATGGEYPRDASIQDLFMAQAALRPDAVALEFGDTRLTYAELDARTNQGAHLLRSHGVGPDVLVAVCLERSVELIVSLLAILKAGGAYLPLDAAYPAQRLAAMLEDAPPKLLLTTREVRAKLAVGDALPCLFVEELGLEDQPTSPVEAGTHPRHLAYVDFTSGSTGRPKGVAVEHRGVLRLLHHAPYA